One Algoriphagus sp. Y33 genomic window, AACCGGCAAATTTGCCACTATCCGGACAATGAAAAGCCAGCTAAATTCCACCCGGCTGTTTAACGAAAATTACTTTGCCTTTTTCAGTGCTTTGGAAGACCTGAAAACAAAAGGCATACAAATCGTCGTACTTCCGGGAGACTTCACTGATGACGGGCAGCCGATGAACGTCTTGGCTCTGAAAAAAATTCTGGATCACTATTCGGAGAATTCAGGAATGCGTTTCTTTTTGACCACAGGAAATCATGACCCCGTGAAGCCATATGGGGGAGTAGCCGGCAAAACTGACTTTCTCGGAACTGACGGATCACAGCAAACCATTGCGGGATCGGCAGACTTTTATTCCTCCGGAGATGTTGCTATATCTAGCCAAATCAACTTCTGGGGGTACGGGGAAATCACGCATGCGTTGCAGAATTTTGGTTTTTTCCCAAGCGAACAAGATCTGTTTTGGGCTCATCCGTTCGAAGAATTCGACTATGATAAGTACGATTTCCATAAGACAAGAAATTCCGCTAATCTAGCTAGTCGGGTTTATTCCATAGAAGACTCTGAATTAACGTTACCTGATGCCAGCTATGTGGTAGAGCCTGTAGAAGGAATCTGGTTGCTGGCCCTGGACGGGAATGTATACACCAATTCAGGGGTAGAATCAAATCCCGATTGGAAAGGTTCATCTGTAGGATTCAACCAAGCAATAAGCAATAAAAAACACCAGCTTGACTGGGTTAGAAAAGTATCATCAGAAGCAGAGAAAAGAGGGAAAACGCTGATTTCCTTTAGCCATTATCCTCTCGTAGAATTCCATGACGGAGCTTCTGATGCCATGGAATCACTTTTTGGGACAAAAAAATTTCAACTCGAACGTGTTCCGCTTACAGAAACCAGCAAGCTATATGCAGAAGCAGGCATCAAGATTCACTTTGCCGGGCATATGCATATCAATGACACCGGCCTATACCAAGATCAATCATCCAACAATACCATGTATAATATCCAAGTACCTTCCTTGGCTGCTTTTCCGCCAGCCTTTAAAACGGCAAAAATCACCAAGCAAAGCAATTTTGAGATTGAAACCATTTCGCTTACCGAAGTAGAACACATGAATGAATTCTTCGACCTATACCGGATGGAGCATCGCTGGCTGCTGGAAAATCAGAGTCCGGGCATTTGGGACAGTACAATTTTGGCTTCCAAGAACTACTTGGAGTACACCAGAAACCATCTGCTTGAACTGACAAAATCAAGATTTATCCCTTCCGATTGGCCGGAAAATCTCGCCTTGCTATTAGAAGACCTAACTATGCAGGATTTGGTAAAATGGAGCAAAATGGATGAGAAAGATGGAATAGTTTTTCTCAACAAAAAATTGAAGTTGCTGAATACCAAAGACCATTCCACCCGAAAGAACCGGCATATAATTGATGATTTCTACTTGTTAAAAAATGGAGATGAACTTGGCAGAAAGCTAATTCCAACCCATAGGATTGCTTTTTATGAAGAGCTGCTTGCGACAGTTTCCTCCAAAACCCCTACTACTGAATCCAATCTAAACAATGACCTTCTTCAGTTCTTTGGGATATTTTGCAAACTCTTAAACTCCCTTCCTTCTGATCATTTCCAGATTGATCTAAGAAATAACACCATCCAGAGAATAGACTAACTTTCTCTTTATGCACCGTTTGTGCTTTACGGATGCACATACCGCACGTGCCATCGTTCCTGTCTAACAGCCCAAACACCGCCGTTTGTGTCCTATGAACGGACTACATTTCGGTTTGTGAAGACAAAAACCGGGACGATGAGAGGAACTCAAGGCTATAATAAAAGCCGATGAGAAATAAATCTCATCGGCTTTTTGTTTTCAGTCCCAAGGACAGCAGTTTTTAATCCCATCCCTTCTCATTAGTTCTCACCAACAGGCTATTTTTCGGTTTGTGAATACTCAAACCAGGGTGAAGAATGAATCCATGCCACATTCTTCTCTTCACGATCAGCCCAAATGCCCCCGTTCGTGTCCTCACGAACGGGTTACATTTCGGTTTGTGGAGACACAAACCGGGGAAAAAAATGTTTTAATACCCCGGATTCTGGACCAAAAAGCCTGTTTCGCTTGACGCTCCGTCCATAGCTCTTTGGGGAATAGGAAACAACCGCTTATTGACATCGGAATCATTCTTCTCCGTCCAGCTATCCTCATATTTACCAAAGCGTATTTGGTAGTTTCTTCTGTGTCCTTCCCAATACAGCTCAAATCCGGATTCTCTGAACAACACATCCAGATCAATAGCATTCAATGGAGCCGGTGTCTGCGCCGGACGTGCATTTCTGGAAGTTCTTAAGGTATTTATATCTTCTAAAGCCCCCGCATTATCTCCTTTTCTCAACTTGGCTTCAGCACGCATCAAATAAATCTCTCCAAGTCTGATCAAGACCAAGTCAACACTACTATAGTTACAACAATCGGGAGCAGTGTGGCTAAACTGATACTTTGAGAACCGGTATCCGGCATTATGCAAGCTGCCCTCATTTGAAAAATCAACTTTGAGTGTATGATCCACATAGCGTATGTCTGCACCGCTGCTTCTTCTGTTGATCACCGGATATATTTTCACCTTTCCATCTCCGTCAGTCATTATATTTCCACTGCCATCTTTTCTCGGTCCCCATATAATATTCCTGAGAATTCCCCTGTCTATTTCAAATTGTTTTGCGTCAATAGTATAGAAATGATTTGCATCATTCGTAGGATTTACTCCGGTCAGATCTTTTAGATTTTCAGGAATTATCGTGTTTTCCTTGAAAAAACGGGCATCAGCATCAGCTGGATCTACATTACCATAAGCTTCTACCCATGTTTGAAAGAAATCAGGTGTTACCCCTACCGCATCAGTTCCGCGTGTATTTGGGAATTCCGGTCTTGGGATCAGGTCTCCGGATATTGGCCAATAAGCCCATCGGCTATGTTCGGTCTGAAGTACTCCTCTTTGATCAAGTGAAAATATGATTTCAGCATTGGTATTGTTACCGTCATCAAACAATTCAAAGTATTCTGCGGACAATGAATAGGGTCCACTGATAATTTCATTTGTGTATTGTATTACCTTATCCATATCTTCCGACCTAAAATCAGGTGTACCATATGGATCTCTATACACGGCAGCATTCAGGTATAAGCGCGCCAACAAAGCACTTACTGCATGTTTGTTTAACCTACCGGGCCCCTTATTGCTATTGATCACATTCACTACTGACAATAACTCGGTCTCGATATAGCTGATTGCTTCTTGCCCTCTGAGAATTTCTGATAGTTGGTCAGAAGCATTTTTCTTGAAAACAAGTCCCCAATTGTCCAGTGCCAGCATATTCAGGTAGGCCTTCATGGCAATCATTTCATACAATGCGTCTTGCGCGGCTGAATTGCCATTTTCCACTTCCAATCGCAATCTCTCCTCTGCCAATACCGCTCTGGACAACGTCAGGGTGATGGAGGTCCATGTATCTCCGACCAAACTGTTTGTAGGAGTCATTAGGTGCTGGTGGATTGCAATAAACTTGCCTCCATCAAACCAGTCTGTTCCGCCCCGATAAGGAAGTATACCCTCATCAGAAGCTACCTCTTGCAGTCCGAAATTGACGGTGTGCAACCATATCTGTCTAAGCATTCCATATACCGGGGCAATGGATCCGCTTATCACTTCCGCTTGACCTGTTCCTGTCAGTGACTCATCAAGAACTTCTTCATCCAAGTCAGTACAACCGAGGAAAGCGAATAAGAAAGCAGCAATGGGGAGTACGTTGTAAAATCTGAAATTTTTCATTTTGATTATGATTTTCTAAATGATTTAATAATCATCTACTTTCTTTTTAGAAGGTTAAATTCAGGTTGACGGAGAACGTTCTTGCTCTAGGGTAGGTAAAGCGATCGATACCAAAGGTTTGAATCCCGGCTGATGTGGAACCTGTATTCACTTCCGGGTCAAAGCCGGAATAATCGGTGATTACAAACAGGTTTTGTCCCGTAACAGAAAGTCGGATGTTTTGAAAAGCATCCCCCAATCCGATCATCTCGGATTTCAGATTATATCCTAGCGTAGCATTATTCAATCTGAAAAAGGAGCCGTTCTCCAAGAATCTGGTAGAGACCGTATTGGAATTATTAAAAGACTCTTCAGGATATTGAGCTGCAAAATCAGTGGTGTTGTTTGATCTGGACAATTGAGCTTTGGTGAACAGTGACATGGCCGTATGATTGTAAATCTTATTTCCTGCTGTACCGTTGAAATTCAAGCCTAAATCAAAGCCTTTGTATTTAAAGTTTGTGTGGAATCCGTAAATGAATTTAGGAATAGCACTTCCTACCACACTTCGGTCATTGTCCAAGACTTCACCATCTCCATTGATGTCCCTAAATCTATTCACCCCATCTTCGGTGATGCCGTCAAATTGAACCATATAGAATGCGCCGATAGGATGATTATTGATGTATCCATTGATAGTGGCACCTGTTTGGCCCGCACCTTGAGCTGCTCCGGTAGTCAATACAGAATACGGTGAGTCTTTTACTTCATTCTGGATAAAAGTAACATTACCACCGATGTTATACGAGAAGGCACGCTGCTCATCGCTAGTGTAATCCAATGCCAATTCGATCCCGCTGTTATGGATTTTCATATCATCTATATTGTCCCAATAAGTGGATGTAGGCTGGACCGGATCGGCAGGAACTACTTCCAGTAATATATTGGAAGACACTTTATTGAAGTAATCCAAGGTACCGGTAAGTCTGTAGTCAAAGAACGCAAAATCAATTCCCAAATCTATTTGGGAAGATACCTCCCATTGCAAATCGGGGTTTGCCAAGCGTGTAAAAACGATCCCATATGGGTAACCATCCAATGAATTGCCATCGGTATCAATAGGATAAGTATTGTAACTTTTCGATCCTTCAGAGAGTCTATCTTCCGAATAACTGGCTTTTGTGATCTTGGATGGAATTTCCTGATTTCCTGTTTTGCCCCAGCTTCCCCGAACTTTTAGGTTGTTGAAGAATGAGTTAGCCATAAAATCTTCCTTACTTACATTCCAGCCCAAAGCCAGTGAAGGGAAGTATCCATATTTGTTGTTGTCTCCAAACTTGGAGGATCCATCAGCCCGAATTGTAGCCGTAAACAGATATTTGTCGGCATAAGTGTAGTTCAGTCTACCAAAGAATGACTGTAATTCGTTTTTCACCGCAGATGAATTGACTGTGGTAGGATATTTGGTTGTACTGTTATGGTCTTGATACCTAGGTTCAATATTATTATCTGCAAACCCTTTAGATGAGGTTAGTCTGTATTCATCCAGAAATGTCTGGTAAGAATGTCCCGCCAACACAGTCAGCTTGTGGATATTTGTATTCCAATTATAGGTAAGGGTATTCTCGACAAGCTGATTGGTATTGGCACTTATTCCTTCGTCCAGTGCCCCATCCGAAATATTCGACTCATTGATCACTTCTGTATAGGGTTTGTACTGCTGATATCTGTTTGTACTGGAGTAATCCACGCCAAGATTCGCCTTGTACGTCAGTCCGTCAACAAGTTCAAAAGAAGGGGAAATCGTCGCCAAAATACGGTTGTTTGAGGCGTTATCACTATATAATTCATTCCTCTTCAGTGGATTCAAAGTATTGGTTTCCAACAAAGTTGGCTCGCCGTTTGTATATGCCGGAATCGTCGGGTTTAAGCTCAGCATATCACTGATTATGGATGAAATGCTAGGCCGTAAATTTTGGGTGTGTGCGGCAGTCAGGTTATAATCTACGATCAATCTACCGTCGAATGCCTTCTGGTTCATATTTAATTTTCCGGAATAACGTTTTAGCTCACTGTTTTTCAGAATACCTTCTTGACCCTGATAGCCCACTGAGGTGAAATAGGAAAATTTCTCGGTGTTGGCTCCACTCATCGAGAAATTGTAATCCTGGGAAAATCCGACTTGGGTCAGTTCATCTTGCCAATCTGTATCTCCACCGAAATCCAGCAAAGCTCCACCCGCAGCCACTACTTGGCGACGAAACTCATCTGTATCGAATACATCTATTTTTCTGGCCAAGGATGACCACGCTGAGGAAGCTGAGAAATTCATTTGAGTAGTTCCTTTTTTCCCTTTTCTAGTAGTGATTACTACTACTCCGTTAGAGGCTCTTGAACCATATAAGGCTGTAGCGCTGGCATCTTTTAGCACATCGATACTTTCTATATCGTTAGGATTAAGGAAGTTTAGGGGATTTGAGGCAATTCCTGTATCGGAATTATCCAGCAAAAAGCCATCTATTACATAAAGAGGCTGAGTACCTGAACGTAAGCTTCCTACACCTCTAATAATCACATTTTGCGCGGCACCGGGCTCACCACTGGTGGAGGCAATGTTTACACCGGCAATTTTTCCCTGCAAAAGATCTACGGGATTTGAAACCACACCTTTATTGAAGTTTTCACTTTTGACAGAGCCAATAGCTCCTGTGACATCTGACCTTTTTTGGGTTCCATAGCCTACCACCACCAGCTCATCCAACTGCGTAGCATCAGGCTCCAATTGGACATCAATAGTCGATCGCCCACCCACCGAAATCTCTTGCAGCATATATCCTACATAAGAAATCTGAATGACGGCATCTTCTCCTACCTCAAGGGAAAACTTCCCATCAAGATCCGTAACCGTACCGTTTACTGATCCTTTTACCCGAACCGTTGCGCCGGGAAGTGGCTCTCCGGTCTCATCAGTCACCGTACCTGAGATGGATTGCAGTATAAATACTCCATCGGTAATAGGGCTGTTCACTTCTAGCCCTCCCATATTTTTGATCTCCCCGGCGACTAGATGAGATGGACCGGTACTCAATCCAGCCCATATAATCATACAGCTGGAAGCACGGATGATTTTAGATAATGGTAATTTTGAATGCATAAAATTTAAATGTTGGGTAACTAAGAATTTTCAATAATTGATCTTGGAAAGCATGTTGTAGCAAACTCCTTTTTGATTCCAATCTCAAAAGTATTCTATATGTGATACTAGCCTGTTAAGCTATCTTTAGGGTTATATTAAAATATGT contains:
- a CDS encoding metallophosphoesterase, translating into MNKNHFIPTILGAALQLVCFNSPLQAQTDATEIAFLSDVHLQDVYAELQSDEFKGVFNPLTGKFATIRTMKSQLNSTRLFNENYFAFFSALEDLKTKGIQIVVLPGDFTDDGQPMNVLALKKILDHYSENSGMRFFLTTGNHDPVKPYGGVAGKTDFLGTDGSQQTIAGSADFYSSGDVAISSQINFWGYGEITHALQNFGFFPSEQDLFWAHPFEEFDYDKYDFHKTRNSANLASRVYSIEDSELTLPDASYVVEPVEGIWLLALDGNVYTNSGVESNPDWKGSSVGFNQAISNKKHQLDWVRKVSSEAEKRGKTLISFSHYPLVEFHDGASDAMESLFGTKKFQLERVPLTETSKLYAEAGIKIHFAGHMHINDTGLYQDQSSNNTMYNIQVPSLAAFPPAFKTAKITKQSNFEIETISLTEVEHMNEFFDLYRMEHRWLLENQSPGIWDSTILASKNYLEYTRNHLLELTKSRFIPSDWPENLALLLEDLTMQDLVKWSKMDEKDGIVFLNKKLKLLNTKDHSTRKNRHIIDDFYLLKNGDELGRKLIPTHRIAFYEELLATVSSKTPTTESNLNNDLLQFFGIFCKLLNSLPSDHFQIDLRNNTIQRID
- a CDS encoding RagB/SusD family nutrient uptake outer membrane protein, with the protein product MKNFRFYNVLPIAAFLFAFLGCTDLDEEVLDESLTGTGQAEVISGSIAPVYGMLRQIWLHTVNFGLQEVASDEGILPYRGGTDWFDGGKFIAIHQHLMTPTNSLVGDTWTSITLTLSRAVLAEERLRLEVENGNSAAQDALYEMIAMKAYLNMLALDNWGLVFKKNASDQLSEILRGQEAISYIETELLSVVNVINSNKGPGRLNKHAVSALLARLYLNAAVYRDPYGTPDFRSEDMDKVIQYTNEIISGPYSLSAEYFELFDDGNNTNAEIIFSLDQRGVLQTEHSRWAYWPISGDLIPRPEFPNTRGTDAVGVTPDFFQTWVEAYGNVDPADADARFFKENTIIPENLKDLTGVNPTNDANHFYTIDAKQFEIDRGILRNIIWGPRKDGSGNIMTDGDGKVKIYPVINRRSSGADIRYVDHTLKVDFSNEGSLHNAGYRFSKYQFSHTAPDCCNYSSVDLVLIRLGEIYLMRAEAKLRKGDNAGALEDINTLRTSRNARPAQTPAPLNAIDLDVLFRESGFELYWEGHRRNYQIRFGKYEDSWTEKNDSDVNKRLFPIPQRAMDGASSETGFLVQNPGY
- a CDS encoding TonB-dependent receptor, producing the protein MHSKLPLSKIIRASSCMIIWAGLSTGPSHLVAGEIKNMGGLEVNSPITDGVFILQSISGTVTDETGEPLPGATVRVKGSVNGTVTDLDGKFSLEVGEDAVIQISYVGYMLQEISVGGRSTIDVQLEPDATQLDELVVVGYGTQKRSDVTGAIGSVKSENFNKGVVSNPVDLLQGKIAGVNIASTSGEPGAAQNVIIRGVGSLRSGTQPLYVIDGFLLDNSDTGIASNPLNFLNPNDIESIDVLKDASATALYGSRASNGVVVITTRKGKKGTTQMNFSASSAWSSLARKIDVFDTDEFRRQVVAAGGALLDFGGDTDWQDELTQVGFSQDYNFSMSGANTEKFSYFTSVGYQGQEGILKNSELKRYSGKLNMNQKAFDGRLIVDYNLTAAHTQNLRPSISSIISDMLSLNPTIPAYTNGEPTLLETNTLNPLKRNELYSDNASNNRILATISPSFELVDGLTYKANLGVDYSSTNRYQQYKPYTEVINESNISDGALDEGISANTNQLVENTLTYNWNTNIHKLTVLAGHSYQTFLDEYRLTSSKGFADNNIEPRYQDHNSTTKYPTTVNSSAVKNELQSFFGRLNYTYADKYLFTATIRADGSSKFGDNNKYGYFPSLALGWNVSKEDFMANSFFNNLKVRGSWGKTGNQEIPSKITKASYSEDRLSEGSKSYNTYPIDTDGNSLDGYPYGIVFTRLANPDLQWEVSSQIDLGIDFAFFDYRLTGTLDYFNKVSSNILLEVVPADPVQPTSTYWDNIDDMKIHNSGIELALDYTSDEQRAFSYNIGGNVTFIQNEVKDSPYSVLTTGAAQGAGQTGATINGYINNHPIGAFYMVQFDGITEDGVNRFRDINGDGEVLDNDRSVVGSAIPKFIYGFHTNFKYKGFDLGLNFNGTAGNKIYNHTAMSLFTKAQLSRSNNTTDFAAQYPEESFNNSNTVSTRFLENGSFFRLNNATLGYNLKSEMIGLGDAFQNIRLSVTGQNLFVITDYSGFDPEVNTGSTSAGIQTFGIDRFTYPRARTFSVNLNLTF